From the genome of Flavobacterium sediminis:
ACGAAAACCGAACCTGCATTTTGAATGCCATTAATATAAAACTCTTCATTTTGAGCTGCAATAATAAAGTGTTCCGGAGCGTATTCGTTGATAAAATCCAAAGCTTTTTGCTCCGAATCGAAATAGATTAAACGCGATTGTGCAATGGCTTGTTCGGCGATAGTTTTGCGTGGTAAAACGGCCAATTGCTTTTCAATTTCTGACTCAGTTTGTTTAAGAACCTCTTGAGAAGTAGTGACCAAAATTACCTGACTATCAGCACCGTGTTCGGCTTGACTCAATAGATCAGAAGCTATAAATGCAGGATTTGACGTTTCGTCGGCTACCACTAAAAGTTCCGAAGGTCCGGCTGGCATATCGATAGCAACTCCATATTGCGTAGCTACTTGTTTGGCGACTGTTACAAATTGGTTTCCAGGACCGAAAATTTTGTACACTTTAGGAACAGATTCCGTTCCAAAAGTCATAGCAGCAATGGCTTGAATGCCACCAATTTTTTGGATTTGTGTGATGCCGCATAATTGGGCTGCAAATAAAATTGCCGGATTGATCTTTCCTTCTTTATTTGGCGGCGTACATAAGATAATCTCTTGACAACCTGCTAATTTTGCAGGAGCTGCCAACATTAAAACGGTTGAAAATAAAGGCGCTGAACCTCCGGGAATGTACAATCCTACTTTTGAAATTGGCTTTTTTTCTTGCCAACAATTGATTCCGGGTAGTGTTTCTACAGCAACTTTAGCGGTTTTTTGAGCTGCGTGAAAACGTTCAATATTCTTTTTAGCGGTTTGAATCGCTTCTTTGAGTTCGTCAGAAAGTTGTTGTTCGGCTTCAGTGATTTCTTGTTGCGTTACTTGATTGTTTTCTAACGTAATTCCGTCAAAAATAGATGTGTATTTTGCTACTGCTTTGTCCCCTTTTTGCTGAATTTCTTTAAAAATGGCGCTAACAGTGAGTTCGATATCTTGAAAGGATTGCGTTGGTCTTTGCGTCAATTCGTTCCAAGTATTTTGTTCCGGATTTAAAATTGTATTCATTGTGTGTGTTGTTTTTGAATTAAAGAACCATTTTTTCTATTGGGCAAACCAAAATTCCTTCGGCACCTGCTTCTTTTAGTTGGTCAATGACTTCCCAAAAAGTATCTTCATTGATTACCGAGTGCAGGCTGCTCCAACCTTCTTCCGCCAAAGGCATAATCGTTGGACTTTTTAAAACCGGTAAAATGGAACTTACGGCTTGAATTTTAGTATTGGGAACATTCATTAAAATGTATTTTGATTTTCTGGCTTTTAGAACGGATTGGATACGGAATTGTAGTTTTTGCAGTAATTCTCGTTTTTCGGGGGCAATTTTTGGGGAAACAGCCAAAACCGCTTCACTTTTTAGAATGACTTCTACTTCTTTTAAATTGTTTTTGAATAACGTACTTCCGGTAGAAACAATATCGACAATAGCGTCAGAAAGCCCGATATTTGGTGCAATTTCAACAGAACCTGAGATTTGGTGAATTTCGACATCAATACCATTTCCATTAAAAAAATGTTGCACGGTATTAGGATAAGAAGTGGCAATTTTTTTGCCTTGTAAGCTTTTCAATCCGTTGTAATCGAAAGCTTTTGGAACAGCGACCGAAACCTTACATTTTGAAAAACCCAATCGTTCGACAATTTCAAGGTCGTTTCCTTTTTCTATTAATAGATTATCGCCTACAATGGCAATATCTGCTACACCATCTGATACATACTGCGGAATATCGGAGTTACGCAGATATAAAACTTCTAAAGGGAAATTTGAAGCCGTAGCTTTGAGTTGGTCATTCCCATTTTCAATAGAAATTCCACAGTCTTTAAGGATTTTTAAGCTATCCTCGTTTAATCGTCCTGATTTTTGAATGGCAATTTTTAAGGTGTTCATTTTACTTTTTTCTTAAAAATGAGTACACCAAGAGAGTAATGAGCAAAAAGAAACCCGCTTGATGTACTCAAACGGGTTATTATTTTATGAGATTATTACATACCAATCATCATTACCTCGCTTGAGCGTGTAAAAAATGATGATGATGATGTAATTGATTTAAAAACATTTTTGTTCTATTTTGTTTGACAAATGTACAACAGTTTTTGAATTGAGCAATAGTATTTTCAAAAAATAACATTACCCTGCTACTGAAACACCAATTAAAGCGCCAATTCCGTAGGTTACTGCGGCGGCGGCTAAACCAAAAATTATCTGTCTGAATCCTGAGAACCAAATCGATCTTCCGGTGAAAAGCGTAATTGAAGCTCCAATAATAAATAACCCTACTACTCCGCTGGCTATGCTGAGCATAATTGCTTTGAATCCGTCTAAAAAGATAAAAGGATACAATGGAATGATAGCTCCAACAGAAAACAATAAAAAAGAAGTTATAGCCGCTTCCCAAGCCGAACCGCCCATTTCTTCTTTATTAATTCCTAATTCTTCTGAAATTAATGTATTTAAAGCGGTTTCTTTGTTTTCAAAAAGTTTATCAGCTAATTTTTGAGCTTCTTCTTTGCTCATTCCTTTAGCTTGATAAAGCAAAATTACTTCATGTTTCTCTTCTTCGGGTGAAGCTTCTAATTCTTCTGTTTCCAACTCAATCTGGCGTTGGTTTAATTCGCGTGAACTTTGCACGGAAAGCCATTCGCCTAAAGCCATAGAAATGGAACCGGCTAATAATCCGGCAACTCCGGTGAGTAAAATGGTACTGTTAGAAACAGCTGCTCCGGCAACTCCCATAACCAAACTCATATTGGACACCAAGCCATCATTGGCTCCTAAAACGGCCGCTCTTAAAGCATTTCCCCAACCGATTTATGTCGGCTTTCAAATTTGGA
Proteins encoded in this window:
- the hisD gene encoding histidinol dehydrogenase, producing the protein MNTILNPEQNTWNELTQRPTQSFQDIELTVSAIFKEIQQKGDKAVAKYTSIFDGITLENNQVTQQEITEAEQQLSDELKEAIQTAKKNIERFHAAQKTAKVAVETLPGINCWQEKKPISKVGLYIPGGSAPLFSTVLMLAAPAKLAGCQEIILCTPPNKEGKINPAILFAAQLCGITQIQKIGGIQAIAAMTFGTESVPKVYKIFGPGNQFVTVAKQVATQYGVAIDMPAGPSELLVVADETSNPAFIASDLLSQAEHGADSQVILVTTSQEVLKQTESEIEKQLAVLPRKTIAEQAIAQSRLIYFDSEQKALDFINEYAPEHFIIAAQNEEFYINGIQNAGSVFVGSYTPESAGDYTSGTNHTLPTNGYARNYSGVNLDSFLKAITFQKISPKGLQTIGNTIEIMAEAEGLQAHKNAVTIRLKTLENENI
- the hisG gene encoding ATP phosphoribosyltransferase — encoded protein: MNTLKIAIQKSGRLNEDSLKILKDCGISIENGNDQLKATASNFPLEVLYLRNSDIPQYVSDGVADIAIVGDNLLIEKGNDLEIVERLGFSKCKVSVAVPKAFDYNGLKSLQGKKIATSYPNTVQHFFNGNGIDVEIHQISGSVEIAPNIGLSDAIVDIVSTGSTLFKNNLKEVEVILKSEAVLAVSPKIAPEKRELLQKLQFRIQSVLKARKSKYILMNVPNTKIQAVSSILPVLKSPTIMPLAEEGWSSLHSVINEDTFWEVIDQLKEAGAEGILVCPIEKMVL
- a CDS encoding VIT1/CCC1 transporter family protein, with protein sequence MSLVMGVAGAAVSNSTILLTGVAGLLAGSISMALGEWLSVQSSRELNQRQIELETEELEASPEEEKHEVILLYQAKGMSKEEAQKLADKLFENKETALNTLISEELGINKEEMGGSAWEAAITSFLLFSVGAIIPLYPFIFLDGFKAIMLSIASGVVGLFIIGASITLFTGRSIWFSGFRQIIFGLAAAAVTYGIGALIGVSVAG